The Microbacterium luteum genome includes a region encoding these proteins:
- the dnaG gene encoding DNA primase, protein MAGLIRQADVDEVKARTNIADIIGERVALKPAGVGSMKGLCPFHDERSPSFNVRPQVGFYHCFGCGESGDVYTFLRRMDHLSFSEAVERLAARIGYALHYEDGGAAPQNSGRARLYEANAAAAEYFRAQLATPDADAGRRFLGERGFDAGAAAHFGVGYAPRGWSGMLDALGARGFRREELLAAGLVSQGQRGVYDRFRGRLVWPIRDVTGQTIGFGARRLYDDDNGPKYLNTPETPIYRKAQVLYGLDLAKRDISRDHRVVVVEGYTDVMACHLAGVTTAVATCGTAFGSDHITVLRRVMGDDSQAGEVVFTFDPDAAGQKAALRAFADAKRFNAQTYVATGPQGLDPCDLRLHRGDGAVRGLVESKSPMVEFVLDQRIAAYDLASVEGRIGALRSAAPVVADLRDPLIQPEYIRVLARRLGMDTEDVRREVERAGRREPEDRRRMSAAPAARPDDDGSASVSRATVAQLPRTPDAALERDALMGFLQFGHRLDTALLARAVDQPFRTPALEAVRQVVAQTADVTRPGWSVEAIDQVREPYRSLASELLTMPFPASTVESAEASTADLARRLVRRGLQTEKTELLGAIQRVPADSEQGRRIRLRLRELDVERQRLDAED, encoded by the coding sequence ATGGCCGGACTGATCCGTCAGGCGGACGTCGACGAGGTGAAGGCGCGTACCAACATCGCCGACATCATCGGCGAGCGCGTCGCCCTCAAGCCCGCGGGCGTCGGATCCATGAAGGGGCTCTGTCCGTTCCACGACGAGCGCAGCCCGAGTTTCAACGTGCGGCCCCAGGTCGGCTTCTACCACTGCTTCGGATGCGGTGAGTCCGGTGACGTGTACACGTTCCTCCGTCGCATGGACCACCTGAGCTTCTCGGAGGCGGTCGAGCGTCTCGCCGCGCGCATCGGCTACGCGCTGCACTACGAGGACGGCGGGGCTGCGCCGCAGAACAGCGGCCGCGCGCGCCTCTACGAGGCGAACGCGGCGGCGGCGGAGTACTTCCGCGCGCAACTGGCGACACCGGATGCCGACGCCGGGCGCCGCTTCCTGGGCGAGCGCGGGTTCGACGCCGGCGCAGCGGCGCACTTCGGCGTGGGGTACGCGCCGCGCGGCTGGTCGGGGATGCTCGACGCGCTCGGTGCACGCGGGTTCCGTCGGGAGGAGCTGCTGGCCGCCGGCCTCGTCTCCCAGGGGCAGCGGGGGGTGTACGACCGATTCCGCGGTCGCCTGGTCTGGCCCATCCGCGACGTCACCGGGCAGACGATCGGTTTCGGCGCCCGGCGCCTGTACGACGACGACAACGGTCCGAAGTACCTCAACACGCCCGAGACGCCGATCTATCGCAAGGCGCAGGTGCTGTACGGCCTGGACCTGGCCAAGCGAGACATCTCCCGGGATCACCGCGTGGTGGTCGTCGAGGGCTACACCGATGTCATGGCGTGTCACCTCGCAGGGGTGACCACCGCCGTCGCCACGTGCGGCACGGCCTTCGGGTCCGATCACATCACGGTCCTCAGGCGCGTGATGGGAGACGACTCGCAGGCCGGCGAGGTCGTGTTCACCTTCGACCCGGACGCCGCCGGGCAGAAAGCCGCGCTTCGCGCGTTCGCCGATGCCAAGCGCTTCAATGCACAGACCTATGTGGCCACGGGCCCGCAGGGACTGGATCCGTGCGACCTGCGTCTCCACCGCGGCGACGGTGCGGTCCGCGGCCTCGTCGAGTCGAAGTCGCCGATGGTCGAGTTCGTCCTGGACCAGCGGATCGCCGCCTACGATCTCGCGTCCGTGGAGGGTCGGATCGGGGCCCTGCGGTCCGCGGCACCGGTGGTCGCCGACCTGCGCGATCCGCTCATCCAGCCGGAGTACATCCGCGTGCTCGCTCGTCGCCTCGGAATGGACACCGAGGATGTCCGACGCGAGGTCGAGCGTGCCGGCCGACGCGAGCCGGAGGACCGTCGTCGCATGAGCGCTGCGCCCGCGGCGCGGCCGGACGACGACGGTTCCGCCTCGGTGTCGCGCGCGACCGTCGCTCAGCTCCCGCGTACGCCGGATGCCGCCCTCGAGCGGGATGCCCTGATGGGATTCCTTCAGTTCGGTCACCGCCTCGACACCGCCCTGCTGGCGCGTGCCGTCGACCAGCCATTCCGCACTCCCGCGCTCGAGGCGGTTCGGCAGGTCGTGGCGCAGACGGCCGACGTGACCCGGCCCGGCTGGTCGGTCGAGGCGATCGATCAGGTGCGCGAACCGTACCGCTCGCTCGCCTCGGAACTGCTGACCATGCCGTTTCCGGCATCGACGGTCGAGAGCGCGGAGGCGTCGACCGCGGATCTCGCGCGGCGCCTCGTGCGACGCGGACTCCAGACCGAGAAGACGGAGCTTCTCGGAGCGATCCAGCGGGTGCCCGCCGACAGTGAGCAGGGGCGACGTATCCGACTGCGACTGCGTGAGCTCGACGTCGAGCGCCAGCGGCTCGACGCCGAGGACTGA
- a CDS encoding ATP-binding cassette domain-containing protein: MASRIEEADVAVRADDLSISRAGRGAPDERVVDGLSFTLPYAHALTIMGPTGAGKSSLLAVIAGAGESGLAVVGGDARVHGIRVRRPGRALRRLTYLTGYLPQSAGAKLPSRFTVSELIGQPITSRDKNVNARALAVRVAGLLDEMQLPLGAAAKYPYELSAGMRQRVAFAQALILDPKLLVADEPFANLDVEVRAAALAALLRRRDEYGMAALVGTNDRDVVRGLEADVIVMRSGHAIAAGRGADDLLWTPSGDADHRLVAAAKPSD; this comes from the coding sequence ATGGCGTCGCGGATCGAAGAAGCGGACGTGGCCGTCCGGGCCGATGATCTCTCGATCTCCCGGGCGGGTCGCGGTGCACCGGACGAGCGTGTCGTGGACGGGCTGTCCTTCACGCTGCCATACGCGCATGCGCTCACGATCATGGGCCCGACCGGTGCCGGCAAGTCGAGCCTCCTCGCGGTCATCGCCGGCGCCGGCGAGTCCGGCCTCGCCGTCGTCGGGGGCGACGCGCGCGTGCACGGCATCCGGGTCCGACGTCCGGGGCGGGCGCTGCGCCGACTGACGTATCTCACGGGCTACCTGCCGCAGTCCGCCGGCGCGAAGCTGCCGTCCCGCTTCACGGTGTCGGAACTGATCGGTCAGCCCATCACATCGCGTGACAAGAACGTCAACGCCCGCGCGCTGGCCGTCCGGGTCGCGGGGCTGCTCGACGAGATGCAGCTCCCGCTGGGCGCGGCCGCGAAGTATCCGTATGAGCTGAGCGCGGGCATGCGCCAGCGGGTCGCGTTCGCGCAGGCGCTCATCCTCGATCCGAAGCTTCTCGTCGCCGACGAGCCGTTCGCCAATCTCGACGTCGAGGTGCGGGCGGCGGCCCTCGCAGCGCTGCTGCGACGCCGTGATGAGTACGGCATGGCCGCGCTGGTCGGCACCAACGACCGCGATGTCGTGCGCGGGCTCGAGGCTGATGTGATCGTCATGCGGTCCGGGCATGCGATCGCCGCCGGCCGGGGAGCGGATGACCTCCTCTGGACGCCCAGCGGCGACGCGGATCACCGGCTGGTGGCCGCCGCGAAGCCGTCCGACTGA
- a CDS encoding ferric reductase-like transmembrane domain-containing protein, protein MPQRRSRTPARAAGWAALYLTIALGPLILSLIQLDPGRGFWVNLSVAAGFVGLSLMGLQFVLAAHTVRTARVFGLDLLLRFHRQITWLIALLIFAHPIILFLWDPRFLALLDVAQAPARARFAVVSVVLLAVLIVTSIWRRRLHIRYAVWQVMHSVLATLIVVTALVHVLLIGYYVDEPWEKALWVCYSLAFVSIGVWVRIVRPILRWRRRWRVVAVENEAAGSSTIELEPVDPRSFGPRGFEFEAGQYAWIHVGGSPFAMTYHPFSFSSSAQSPGRVRFTIKPEQGFTATVPDLSLGSVVYLDGPWGHLTMERNDANGFVFIAAGVGVTPMLSMISTLADRGDDRDCLLILGNRHEDRIIGADRLRELQERMPNLEVVHVVSRPGDGWDGETGRIRTDVLDRVLPTDRRERAYFLCASGPVMDAVTAALATLGIPDAHVSAERFAMA, encoded by the coding sequence ATGCCGCAGCGCCGTTCGCGCACCCCGGCGCGCGCCGCGGGGTGGGCCGCGCTGTACCTCACCATCGCACTCGGCCCGCTGATCCTCAGCCTGATCCAACTGGATCCCGGACGTGGGTTCTGGGTGAACCTGTCGGTGGCCGCGGGATTCGTCGGGCTTTCCTTGATGGGGCTCCAATTCGTCCTCGCCGCGCACACCGTGCGCACCGCGCGCGTGTTCGGACTCGATCTGCTCCTGCGTTTCCACCGGCAGATCACCTGGCTGATCGCGCTCCTCATCTTCGCTCACCCGATCATCCTCTTCCTCTGGGATCCGCGCTTCCTCGCTCTTCTGGATGTCGCTCAGGCGCCGGCCCGTGCGCGCTTCGCGGTGGTGAGCGTGGTGCTTCTGGCAGTGCTCATCGTGACCTCGATCTGGCGGCGGAGGCTGCACATCCGATACGCGGTCTGGCAGGTGATGCACAGTGTGCTTGCGACGCTGATCGTCGTGACGGCACTCGTGCACGTTCTGCTGATCGGGTACTACGTCGACGAGCCGTGGGAGAAGGCGCTGTGGGTGTGCTATTCACTCGCGTTCGTCTCGATCGGCGTCTGGGTGCGAATCGTGCGCCCGATCCTCCGCTGGCGACGACGCTGGAGGGTCGTCGCCGTCGAGAACGAAGCGGCGGGTTCGTCGACGATCGAGCTGGAGCCGGTCGATCCGAGGTCGTTCGGCCCGCGCGGATTCGAGTTCGAAGCCGGGCAGTACGCGTGGATCCATGTCGGGGGTTCGCCTTTCGCGATGACGTACCATCCCTTCTCGTTCTCCTCCAGCGCGCAGAGCCCGGGGCGGGTACGGTTCACGATCAAGCCGGAGCAGGGCTTCACTGCGACAGTTCCGGATCTGTCGCTCGGCAGCGTCGTCTACCTCGATGGGCCGTGGGGCCACCTGACGATGGAACGCAACGATGCGAACGGGTTCGTCTTCATCGCCGCCGGCGTGGGGGTGACCCCGATGCTGAGCATGATCTCCACCCTCGCCGATCGAGGCGACGACCGCGACTGTCTGCTGATCCTGGGCAACCGACATGAAGATCGCATCATCGGCGCCGACCGGCTGCGCGAGCTCCAGGAGCGCATGCCGAACCTCGAGGTGGTGCACGTCGTCAGCCGCCCGGGTGACGGCTGGGATGGCGAGACCGGCCGCATCCGCACCGACGTGCTGGATCGCGTCTTGCCGACGGATCGGCGCGAGCGCGCCTACTTCCTCTGCGCGAGCGGTCCGGTCATGGACGCGGTCACAGCCGCCCTCGCCACGCTGGGGATACCGGATGCGCACGTGAGCGCCGAGCGATTCGCGATGGCCTGA
- the def gene encoding peptide deformylase, whose amino-acid sequence MPVLPIRIMGDPVLHGPASPVESVTDEIRALVADMFETMDAAPGVGLAAPQVGVPLRIFTYAYEDDDGHPWRGVILNPELWMRPLEPGAPDPDEESEGCLSFPGERFPLRRSDTVRVTGIDLDGMPVTLEVDGWRARILQHEFDHLEGVLYVDRLDDGDWKTVQKIARKRGWGRPGAAWTPGVDELEA is encoded by the coding sequence GTGCCCGTACTTCCGATCCGCATCATGGGCGATCCGGTCCTCCACGGCCCCGCCTCCCCCGTCGAGTCCGTCACCGACGAGATCCGCGCGCTCGTGGCGGACATGTTCGAGACGATGGATGCTGCGCCGGGCGTGGGCCTTGCCGCGCCGCAGGTCGGCGTGCCGCTGCGCATCTTCACCTACGCGTACGAAGACGACGACGGCCATCCCTGGCGCGGGGTGATCCTGAACCCCGAGCTGTGGATGCGTCCCCTGGAGCCGGGCGCACCCGATCCGGACGAGGAGTCGGAGGGCTGCCTCTCGTTCCCCGGCGAGCGATTTCCGCTCCGTCGTTCGGACACCGTCCGGGTGACGGGCATCGACCTCGACGGCATGCCCGTGACACTCGAGGTCGACGGATGGCGCGCCCGGATCCTGCAGCACGAGTTCGACCACCTCGAGGGCGTCCTCTACGTCGATCGACTGGACGACGGCGACTGGAAGACCGTGCAGAAGATCGCCCGCAAGCGCGGCTGGGGACGACCGGGCGCCGCCTGGACCCCCGGGGTGGACGAGCTCGAGGCGTAA
- a CDS encoding DMT family transporter: MDVGSVEDVGDQLVGAFQDPGILIGIPLALIGAVFMSFGAQYQHRGVTKVERLSGGTQKGLTAAQLGRLLARPSWVLGTVMLGLAIVCQLSALSFAPLIVVQPLGAIALVITTLLNAKISGHRPTRRSVIAIVACVGGIFLFVTIAALFATETPLSDRQLITVLLILAVVAVLFSAVWLWRRHHVGALFYIMAAGILYGFVATLAKVVLSRIESGDFEWLTLTCVAALLIVTAVGAYFVQSAYSSGPPDLVIAGLTVIDPIVAVVIGLTVLGEAQNAPLWAYIGFAVAGAIAVWGVFQLARHHPQIISDSQELPLERGSDGSGFDGPHPPTGSTRLGEAVAKVWPEPPINDPDDDAR, encoded by the coding sequence ATCGATGTCGGCAGTGTCGAGGATGTCGGCGATCAGCTCGTGGGCGCGTTCCAGGATCCGGGGATCCTCATCGGCATCCCGCTCGCCCTCATCGGCGCGGTCTTCATGTCCTTCGGGGCGCAGTATCAGCACCGAGGGGTGACCAAGGTGGAGCGCCTGAGCGGAGGGACGCAGAAGGGCCTGACCGCTGCGCAGCTCGGCCGGCTCCTGGCGCGCCCGTCGTGGGTGCTCGGCACGGTCATGCTGGGTCTCGCCATCGTCTGTCAGCTCTCGGCTCTGTCGTTCGCGCCGCTCATCGTGGTGCAGCCGCTCGGAGCGATCGCGCTCGTGATCACGACGCTCCTCAACGCCAAGATCAGCGGCCATCGGCCGACGCGGCGATCCGTGATCGCGATCGTGGCATGCGTGGGCGGCATCTTCCTCTTCGTGACCATCGCCGCCCTGTTCGCCACCGAGACGCCCCTCAGCGACCGGCAGCTGATCACCGTCCTTCTCATCCTCGCGGTGGTCGCGGTGCTGTTCAGTGCGGTGTGGCTGTGGCGGCGTCACCACGTCGGCGCGCTCTTCTACATCATGGCCGCGGGCATCCTCTACGGATTCGTGGCGACGCTCGCCAAGGTCGTTCTCAGCCGCATCGAGTCTGGAGATTTCGAGTGGCTGACCCTCACCTGCGTCGCGGCACTTCTCATCGTGACCGCGGTCGGGGCGTACTTCGTGCAGTCCGCGTACTCGTCGGGGCCTCCCGATCTCGTCATCGCCGGACTGACCGTGATCGATCCGATCGTCGCCGTCGTCATCGGACTCACGGTCCTCGGCGAGGCGCAGAACGCACCCCTGTGGGCCTACATCGGGTTCGCCGTCGCCGGCGCCATCGCCGTGTGGGGGGTGTTCCAGCTCGCACGTCACCACCCCCAGATCATCTCCGACAGCCAGGAACTCCCTCTGGAGCGGGGCAGCGACGGCAGCGGCTTCGACGGACCCCACCCGCCGACCGGGTCCACGCGGCTGGGAGAGGCGGTTGCGAAGGTCTGGCCGGAGCCGCCGATCAACGATCCCGACGACGACGCCCGGTAG
- the gnd gene encoding phosphogluconate dehydrogenase (NAD(+)-dependent, decarboxylating), which yields MRLAMVGLGRMGANIVRRLMRDGHECVVYDVNADAVSALAGEGATPATDVADMASKLEGPRVVWLMIPAGLTGTVVTEVAEHLAPGDIIIDGGNSNYRDDVRRAAVLREEGIHYVDAGTSGGVFGLERGYCLMVGGADEAVRTIEPVLRTIAPGPGEIDRTPGRSGEYAPEELGYLHCGPAGAGHFVKMVHNGIEYGIMASLAEGFNILHNADAGVREAEHSAEVAPLEEPEFYQFDIDVPKVAELWRRGSVISSWLLDLTAAALEQSPDLNGLAGRVSDSGEGRWTVKAAVDVGVPAPVLAASLFERFASRDEDQYANQLLSAMRLQFGGHQELPTGDRLEAGSRKAE from the coding sequence ATGCGGCTGGCAATGGTGGGACTCGGACGCATGGGGGCGAACATCGTGCGCCGCCTCATGCGCGACGGACACGAGTGCGTCGTCTACGACGTCAACGCTGACGCGGTGTCCGCGCTGGCGGGGGAGGGGGCGACGCCGGCGACCGACGTCGCCGACATGGCGTCGAAGCTCGAGGGCCCGCGGGTGGTGTGGCTCATGATTCCGGCGGGGCTGACGGGCACGGTCGTCACAGAGGTCGCCGAACACCTCGCGCCGGGTGACATCATCATCGACGGCGGGAATTCGAACTACCGCGACGATGTGCGTCGCGCGGCGGTTCTGCGGGAGGAAGGCATCCACTATGTCGATGCCGGCACGAGCGGAGGTGTGTTCGGGCTCGAACGCGGCTACTGCCTGATGGTCGGCGGCGCCGACGAAGCGGTTCGAACGATCGAGCCCGTGCTGCGCACGATCGCGCCCGGACCGGGTGAGATCGATCGCACGCCCGGTCGGTCGGGGGAATACGCTCCCGAGGAGCTCGGCTACCTGCACTGCGGACCTGCGGGTGCCGGCCACTTCGTCAAAATGGTGCACAACGGCATCGAGTACGGCATCATGGCCTCCCTCGCGGAGGGGTTCAACATTCTGCACAACGCGGATGCAGGAGTGCGCGAGGCCGAGCACTCCGCGGAGGTCGCACCGCTCGAGGAACCGGAGTTCTACCAGTTCGACATCGATGTGCCGAAGGTCGCGGAGCTGTGGCGGCGAGGCTCGGTCATCTCCTCCTGGCTGCTCGATCTCACGGCTGCCGCCCTCGAGCAGAGCCCCGACCTGAACGGGCTCGCCGGCCGTGTGTCGGACTCGGGAGAGGGGCGATGGACCGTCAAGGCCGCCGTCGACGTCGGTGTGCCGGCGCCGGTGCTCGCCGCGTCGCTGTTCGAGCGCTTCGCCTCCCGGGACGAAGACCAGTACGCGAATCAGCTGCTCTCGGCGATGCGCCTCCAATTCGGCGGGCACCAGGAGCTGCCCACCGGCGATCGCCTCGAGGCGGGGTCGCGCAAGGCCGAGTGA
- a CDS encoding GmrSD restriction endonuclease domain-containing protein gives MLTATNIDAHAVNTVAWLSAADATIVVPVYQRQYRWDIGGCEQLLADIRAVADSDERHMHFIGSILSAEMRTDRLSELVLIDGQQRITTLMLLVAALHHTVRDHDPLLAGELEQVLVHPDARATKLRPHRAWANVFEAVVTDSRGDAVRDSRFDDNYAFFRSQVRPDEVARVWRGLQKLEHVAITLGPGANAQQIFESLNSTGEPLRDHELIHNYVLMGLSHGEQTAIEDEFWLPIERHTGERIADFWNHYLVMIGGREVAVTRGRGVYEAFRTHFPRLEPAALRTHAEAWRAYAEVYGVLLDPAREADPDVSRHLRWLSVFGAGMFPLMMRVHREWTTGVIDKPTLVTVLEQLQSLQLRRTIVRLTNERLVARLLRALDDGVDALTLAISRLTPSDDRVRVALKYTELPHAIYVMSRLAGVDDVADVDVDHILPLAPSDDWTGDGRTAWSDVDDDTQNAHRALAATLGNIVLLEEDAAMASFGASFPAKRAVLERSAIPLTAEAARAEQWNTAAISARSASLAAAFMTTWPRRGPIVIDDDGLTPILDAVPRRGWPRGWQQEFAYVEYVGEHWEVPDVKYLFNRVFKRLWADSRISVETFSARRGGPVYPEMSWTGQWDRLDDEHFLYMGWDSRYMLTAIQGVLVEAGLAPEVFVKYSYLWAD, from the coding sequence ATGCTCACTGCCACGAACATCGACGCCCACGCGGTGAACACCGTCGCCTGGCTGTCCGCCGCGGACGCCACGATCGTGGTCCCGGTGTACCAACGGCAGTATCGCTGGGACATCGGCGGCTGCGAACAGCTGCTCGCCGACATCCGCGCGGTCGCCGATTCGGACGAGCGTCATATGCACTTCATCGGATCGATCCTGAGCGCTGAGATGCGCACCGATCGTCTGTCCGAGCTCGTCCTGATCGACGGACAGCAGCGGATCACCACGCTCATGCTCCTCGTCGCCGCGCTGCACCACACCGTGCGGGACCACGACCCGCTGCTGGCCGGTGAGCTCGAGCAGGTCCTCGTGCATCCCGACGCACGCGCGACCAAGCTGCGCCCGCATCGCGCCTGGGCGAACGTGTTCGAGGCGGTCGTCACCGACTCGCGCGGGGACGCCGTGCGTGACTCCCGCTTCGATGACAACTACGCCTTCTTCCGCAGCCAGGTGCGCCCCGACGAGGTCGCGCGGGTCTGGCGAGGTCTGCAGAAGCTCGAGCACGTCGCGATCACCCTCGGGCCCGGCGCGAACGCCCAGCAGATCTTCGAGTCGCTCAATTCCACCGGCGAGCCGTTGCGCGACCACGAACTCATACACAACTACGTGCTGATGGGCCTGTCACACGGCGAGCAGACCGCCATCGAGGACGAGTTCTGGCTCCCCATCGAACGGCACACCGGCGAGCGGATCGCGGACTTCTGGAACCACTATCTGGTGATGATCGGAGGCCGCGAGGTCGCCGTCACACGTGGGCGTGGTGTCTACGAGGCCTTCCGGACGCACTTTCCGCGGCTGGAACCGGCGGCCCTGCGCACCCATGCCGAAGCCTGGCGCGCCTATGCCGAGGTGTACGGCGTGCTCCTCGACCCGGCACGCGAAGCGGACCCGGACGTCTCCCGTCACCTGCGCTGGCTCTCGGTCTTCGGCGCGGGGATGTTCCCCCTCATGATGCGCGTGCATCGCGAATGGACCACCGGCGTCATCGACAAGCCCACGCTGGTGACGGTCCTCGAGCAGCTCCAGTCGCTTCAGCTGCGTCGTACGATCGTGCGCCTCACGAACGAGCGTCTCGTCGCGAGGCTCCTCCGGGCGCTGGACGACGGTGTGGACGCCCTCACGCTCGCCATCTCCCGGCTCACTCCCTCGGACGACCGCGTCCGCGTGGCGCTGAAGTACACCGAGCTCCCGCATGCGATTTACGTGATGTCCCGGCTGGCGGGCGTCGACGACGTCGCCGATGTGGACGTGGACCACATCCTCCCCCTCGCCCCCTCCGACGACTGGACGGGCGACGGACGCACGGCGTGGTCGGACGTCGACGACGACACGCAGAACGCCCATCGCGCTCTTGCCGCAACCCTCGGCAACATCGTCCTCCTGGAGGAGGATGCCGCGATGGCGTCCTTCGGCGCGTCCTTCCCCGCCAAGCGCGCCGTCCTCGAGCGCAGCGCCATCCCGCTGACGGCGGAGGCTGCGAGGGCCGAGCAGTGGAACACGGCGGCGATCTCGGCGCGCTCGGCGTCACTTGCAGCCGCGTTCATGACCACGTGGCCGCGTCGCGGCCCGATCGTCATCGATGACGACGGGCTGACGCCCATCCTCGATGCGGTACCGCGCCGAGGATGGCCGCGCGGATGGCAGCAGGAGTTCGCCTACGTCGAGTACGTCGGCGAGCACTGGGAGGTCCCCGACGTGAAGTACCTCTTCAACCGGGTCTTCAAGCGCCTGTGGGCCGACTCGCGCATATCGGTGGAGACCTTCAGCGCGCGCCGGGGTGGGCCGGTGTACCCGGAGATGTCGTGGACCGGTCAGTGGGACCGCCTCGACGACGAGCACTTCCTGTACATGGGGTGGGACTCGCGCTACATGCTCACCGCCATCCAGGGCGTCCTCGTCGAAGCGGGCCTCGCGCCGGAGGTGTTCGTGAAGTACTCCTACCTGTGGGCCGACTGA
- a CDS encoding DUF3145 domain-containing protein: protein MATSRSRGVVYVHSAPRALCPHLEWAVGRAIGRAVNFEWSEQPVQPGTRRAEFYWDGPAGTGAALASAIRGWEHLRFEVTEDPSPGHDGGRWLHTPGLGIHFAQTDAVGNIVIGEDRLRYAMEVAAGDARELQRELDVALGAAWDEELEPFRHAGDEAPVVWLHKVG from the coding sequence ATGGCGACATCGCGTTCTCGCGGAGTGGTGTACGTCCACTCCGCACCTCGCGCGCTCTGCCCCCACCTCGAGTGGGCGGTGGGTCGCGCCATCGGCCGAGCAGTGAATTTCGAGTGGTCCGAGCAGCCCGTCCAGCCCGGCACGCGTCGTGCCGAGTTCTACTGGGACGGTCCCGCCGGTACGGGTGCGGCGCTTGCCAGCGCCATCCGCGGCTGGGAGCACCTTCGCTTCGAGGTCACCGAGGATCCCTCGCCCGGGCACGACGGCGGCCGGTGGCTGCACACGCCGGGGCTCGGCATCCATTTCGCGCAGACCGACGCCGTCGGCAACATCGTCATCGGCGAGGATCGCCTCCGCTACGCGATGGAGGTCGCCGCCGGCGATGCGCGGGAACTCCAGCGCGAACTCGACGTCGCGCTGGGAGCCGCGTGGGACGAGGAGCTGGAACCCTTCCGGCACGCCGGTGACGAGGCGCCCGTCGTGTGGCTGCACAAGGTGGGGTGA